From Cellulomonas fimi ATCC 484, a single genomic window includes:
- a CDS encoding carbohydrate ABC transporter permease produces MAVPTLAATRVVVPRDGTRNRRAGQRLPWGSPPVYGFAALLVVAMLAPVAFIVVGGFRTNAQITSDPSALPDPWLLDNYVGVLTGSVFWQQVLNSAIAAGVTTAGVVALGLMASFAIARYPFRGRGAMYALFAAGLMFPMTVAITPLYIMVRTLGLMNNLGGVILPQIAFALPTTVIILVPFLRAIPSELQEAAAIDGCSRLGFFWRMVLPLSLPGVITVGILAFIGSWNSYLLPLFILNDAETFTLPLGVQAFASEYSVDTAKVLAFTSLAMLPALVFFSLFERRIVGGLTGAVKG; encoded by the coding sequence ATGGCCGTCCCGACCCTCGCCGCCACGCGCGTCGTCGTCCCGCGCGACGGGACCCGCAACCGTCGCGCCGGCCAGCGCCTGCCGTGGGGCAGCCCGCCCGTGTACGGCTTCGCGGCGCTGCTGGTCGTCGCGATGCTCGCGCCCGTCGCGTTCATCGTCGTCGGCGGCTTCCGGACGAACGCGCAGATCACGTCCGACCCGTCGGCGCTGCCCGACCCGTGGCTGCTCGACAACTACGTGGGCGTGCTCACGGGCAGCGTCTTCTGGCAGCAGGTCCTCAACTCCGCGATCGCCGCGGGCGTCACGACGGCCGGTGTCGTCGCCCTGGGGCTCATGGCGAGCTTCGCGATCGCGCGGTACCCGTTCCGCGGCCGCGGGGCGATGTACGCGCTGTTCGCCGCGGGGCTGATGTTCCCGATGACGGTCGCGATCACGCCGCTGTACATCATGGTCCGGACGCTCGGGCTCATGAACAACCTCGGCGGCGTGATCCTGCCGCAGATCGCGTTCGCGCTGCCGACGACCGTCATCATCCTCGTGCCGTTCCTGCGGGCGATCCCGTCGGAGCTGCAGGAGGCGGCGGCGATCGACGGGTGCAGCCGGCTCGGGTTCTTCTGGCGGATGGTCCTGCCGCTGTCGCTGCCCGGCGTCATCACGGTCGGCATCCTGGCGTTCATCGGCAGCTGGAACAGCTATCTCCTGCCGCTGTTCATCCTCAACGACGCGGAGACGTTCACCCTGCCCCTCGGCGTGCAGGCGTTCGCGTCCGAGTACTCGGTCGACACCGCCAAGGTGCTCGCGTTCACGTCGCTGGCGATGCTGCCCGCGCTCGTGTTCTTCAGCCTGTTCGAGCGGCGGATCGTCGGCGGCCTGACCGGGGCGGTCAAGGGATGA
- a CDS encoding DUF3237 family protein — protein MRLTGEHVLTVDALLGDVVDVGETPTGHRRVIPVVGGTVSGTVTGEVLPGGADWNLERRDGSTELWARYELRLSDGAVVSVVNTAVHEPSPRLPILTTPRFDLADGGPVELRTGVHVGLLVPRTDEHGRLRSVRVEVLRVGVAQA, from the coding sequence GTGCGGCTGACGGGCGAGCACGTCCTGACGGTGGACGCGCTGCTGGGCGACGTCGTCGACGTGGGCGAGACGCCGACGGGCCACCGGCGGGTCATCCCCGTGGTGGGCGGCACGGTCTCCGGGACCGTGACCGGCGAGGTGCTGCCCGGCGGCGCCGACTGGAACCTCGAGCGGCGCGACGGCTCGACGGAGCTGTGGGCGCGCTACGAGCTGCGGCTGTCGGACGGGGCGGTCGTGTCGGTCGTCAACACCGCGGTGCACGAGCCGTCACCGCGGCTGCCGATCCTCACGACGCCGCGCTTCGACCTGGCCGACGGCGGCCCCGTGGAGCTGCGGACGGGCGTGCACGTGGGTCTTCTCGTGCCGCGGACCGACGAGCACGGGCGGCTGCGGTCGGTGCGCGTGGAGGTGCTGCGCGTCGGGGTGGCGCAGGCCTGA
- a CDS encoding endo-1,4-beta-xylanase has protein sequence MTTPRLHRRGRLAAAVGGLAAATLAVALAVPAAAAGSTLQAAAAESGRYFGTAIAASRLSDGTYTGIANREFNMITAENEMKMDATEPNRGQFSYSNGDRIVNWARQNGKQVRGHALAWHSQQPGWMQNLSGTDLRNAMLNHVTQVATYYRGKIYAWDVVNEAYADGSSGARRDSNLQRTGNDWIEAAFRAARAADPNAKLCYNDYNTDNWSHAKTQGVYNMVKDFKARGVPIDCVGFQAHFNSGNPVPSNYHTTLQNFADLGVDVQITELDIEGSGSSQAQQYQGVVQACLAVSRCTGITVWGVRDTDSWRASGTPLLFDGSGNKKAAYTSVLNALNAGGTTTPTPNPTNPTPTPTPTNPGGGSPSCTATYSEGQKWGDRFNGTVTIRATTNISSWQSTVTVRSPQKIIATWNGSPTWDSSGNVMTMRPSGSGALAAGQSTSFGFTVQHNGNWTWPSVTCAAS, from the coding sequence ATGACGACCCCACGTCTCCACCGCCGGGGCCGGCTCGCCGCCGCCGTCGGAGGCCTCGCCGCCGCCACGCTGGCAGTGGCGCTCGCCGTCCCGGCCGCCGCCGCGGGGAGCACCCTGCAGGCCGCCGCCGCCGAGAGCGGCCGGTACTTCGGCACCGCGATCGCCGCGAGCCGGCTGAGCGACGGCACCTACACCGGCATCGCGAACCGCGAGTTCAACATGATCACGGCCGAGAACGAGATGAAGATGGACGCCACGGAGCCCAACCGTGGCCAGTTCAGCTACTCCAACGGCGACCGGATCGTGAACTGGGCCCGCCAGAACGGCAAGCAGGTCCGCGGCCACGCGCTCGCGTGGCACTCGCAGCAGCCCGGCTGGATGCAGAACCTCTCGGGCACCGACCTGCGCAACGCGATGCTCAACCACGTGACCCAGGTCGCCACGTACTACCGGGGCAAGATCTACGCGTGGGACGTCGTCAACGAGGCGTACGCCGACGGCTCCTCGGGCGCCCGCCGCGACTCCAACCTGCAGCGCACCGGCAACGACTGGATCGAGGCCGCGTTCCGCGCCGCCCGCGCCGCCGACCCGAACGCGAAGCTCTGCTACAACGACTACAACACCGACAACTGGTCCCACGCCAAGACGCAGGGCGTCTACAACATGGTCAAGGACTTCAAGGCGCGCGGCGTCCCGATCGACTGCGTCGGCTTCCAGGCGCACTTCAACTCCGGCAACCCCGTGCCGTCGAACTACCACACGACCCTGCAGAACTTCGCCGACCTCGGGGTCGACGTGCAGATCACCGAGCTCGACATCGAGGGCTCCGGCAGCTCGCAGGCGCAGCAGTACCAGGGCGTCGTCCAGGCCTGCCTCGCGGTCTCCCGCTGCACCGGCATCACCGTCTGGGGCGTGCGTGACACCGACTCCTGGCGCGCCTCGGGCACCCCGCTGCTGTTCGACGGCTCGGGCAACAAGAAGGCCGCCTACACGAGCGTCCTCAACGCGCTGAACGCGGGCGGCACGACGACCCCGACGCCGAACCCGACCAACCCGACCCCGACGCCCACGCCGACCAACCCGGGCGGCGGCAGCCCGAGCTGCACCGCCACCTACTCGGAGGGCCAGAAGTGGGGCGACCGGTTCAACGGCACGGTCACCATCCGCGCCACCACGAACATCAGCAGCTGGCAGTCGACCGTGACCGTCCGGTCGCCGCAGAAGATCATCGCGACGTGGAACGGCTCCCCGACGTGGGACTCGAGCGGCAACGTCATGACGATGCGACCCAGCGGCAGCGGTGCGCTCGCGGCCGGGCAGTCGACGTCGTTCGGCTTCACCGTCCAGCACAACGGCAACTGGACGTGGCCGAGCGTCACGTGCGCGGCATCCTGA
- a CDS encoding glycoside hydrolase family 16 protein codes for MLWTDEFAGPPGSPPDPQVWRHETGAGGWGDEQVQRYTTSPRNAHVTPEHRLAITAHREPDGEITSARLTTHHRLSVRNGRVEARLRQPRGAGTWSAFWMLGDDLDEVGWPACGEIDVVEHVGAQPRTVHGTVHGPGYAGVGGGVGASHEASVPLADAFHTSAVTWSDDEIRWDLDGVVFHRVTPDDVPGPWPFRHGFHLLLNLAVGGRWPGNDATALRLPATLLVDRVRVLDVGGGGSVTLRA; via the coding sequence GTGCTGTGGACCGACGAGTTCGCCGGACCGCCCGGGTCGCCGCCCGACCCGCAGGTGTGGCGGCACGAGACCGGCGCGGGCGGCTGGGGCGACGAGCAGGTGCAGCGCTACACGACGTCGCCGCGCAACGCGCACGTCACGCCCGAGCACCGGCTGGCGATCACCGCGCACCGTGAGCCCGACGGCGAGATCACGTCCGCCCGGCTCACCACGCACCACCGGCTGAGCGTGCGGAACGGCCGCGTCGAGGCGCGCCTGCGGCAGCCGCGCGGCGCCGGCACGTGGTCCGCGTTCTGGATGCTGGGCGACGACCTCGACGAGGTCGGGTGGCCGGCGTGCGGCGAGATCGACGTCGTGGAGCACGTCGGCGCGCAGCCGCGCACCGTGCACGGCACGGTCCACGGGCCGGGCTACGCGGGCGTCGGCGGTGGCGTCGGCGCGTCGCACGAGGCGTCCGTCCCGCTGGCCGACGCGTTCCACACCTCCGCCGTCACGTGGTCCGACGACGAGATCCGCTGGGACCTCGACGGCGTCGTCTTCCACCGCGTCACGCCCGACGACGTCCCCGGCCCGTGGCCGTTCCGGCACGGCTTCCACCTGCTGCTCAACCTCGCCGTCGGCGGGCGCTGGCCCGGCAACGACGCGACGGCGCTGCGGCTGCCGGCGACGCTCCTGGTCGACCGCGTGCGTGTGCTGGACGTCGGTGGCGGGGGTTCCGTCACGCTGCGCGCGTGA
- a CDS encoding YqeB family protein: MDKYSRDRDATPPADVTVLRVPSDDVAVTWLLLAGGGAGLGVAVYLLRDWALSLAWLPFRPVLVTLDEIADSWGAWGLVALVALGAGVGAAFASDWQSKQPRLEVTRDEVVVAYAKGVRRYRRADVREALHEGGALVLLAADGTDLARVSTEVAARDLAAAFRAHGYVWTETSPGA; this comes from the coding sequence GTGGACAAGTACTCCCGCGACCGCGACGCGACCCCACCCGCCGACGTCACGGTGCTGCGCGTGCCCAGCGACGACGTCGCGGTCACGTGGCTCCTGCTCGCAGGCGGCGGCGCCGGCCTCGGTGTGGCCGTCTACCTCTTGCGGGACTGGGCCCTGTCCCTGGCGTGGCTGCCGTTCCGGCCCGTCCTGGTCACGCTCGACGAGATCGCCGACTCCTGGGGGGCGTGGGGCCTCGTCGCGCTCGTCGCGCTCGGAGCGGGGGTCGGGGCCGCCTTCGCCTCCGACTGGCAGTCGAAGCAGCCGCGGCTCGAGGTCACGCGGGACGAGGTCGTCGTCGCGTACGCCAAGGGCGTGCGCCGCTACCGACGCGCGGACGTCCGCGAGGCGCTGCACGAGGGCGGCGCGCTCGTGCTGCTGGCCGCCGACGGGACCGACCTCGCACGCGTGTCGACCGAGGTCGCCGCGCGCGACCTCGCGGCGGCGTTCCGGGCGCACGGCTACGTGTGGACGGAGACGAGCCCGGGCGCCTGA
- a CDS encoding DUF5808 domain-containing protein produces MSHEREGRRRPDLPSIVRVVTIALAVTALVKELRTPADERQWHGKVVGFVPYEFRLPTFERVRARLWDPEAEHVLGPKVFGVGWTVNVGRVVALGRERVASGD; encoded by the coding sequence GTGTCCCACGAACGAGAGGGCCGGCGGCGGCCGGACCTGCCGAGCATCGTCCGGGTCGTCACGATCGCGCTGGCGGTGACCGCGCTCGTCAAGGAGCTGCGGACGCCGGCGGACGAGCGGCAGTGGCACGGGAAGGTCGTCGGCTTCGTGCCGTACGAGTTCCGGCTGCCGACGTTCGAGCGCGTGCGCGCGCGCCTGTGGGACCCGGAGGCGGAGCACGTCCTCGGCCCGAAGGTGTTCGGCGTCGGCTGGACCGTCAACGTCGGCCGTGTGGTGGCCCTCGGGCGGGAGCGGGTCGCCTCCGGCGACTGA
- a CDS encoding ABC transporter ATP-binding protein, whose protein sequence is MTVRLEQVTVTYPTPQGGVDACRDVDLTTEPGKVVALVGPSGSGKTTVLSVLALLQRPTSGHVWFGGRDLARTSERERGRVGRQEVGMVFQRGVLVEHLTAVENVALPLLADRRRTARSTATRLLADMGLAEHQDKLPGALSGGEAQRVAVCRAVVRRPSLVVADEPTSSLDEDSAGHVRAALRGLAEAGASVVVATHDAATWAWADEVVRMDAGEGAP, encoded by the coding sequence ATGACCGTGCGGCTCGAGCAGGTGACGGTGACGTACCCGACACCCCAGGGTGGCGTGGACGCCTGCCGCGACGTGGACCTCACCACCGAGCCCGGGAAGGTCGTGGCCCTCGTCGGGCCGTCGGGAAGCGGCAAGACCACCGTCCTGTCCGTGCTCGCGCTGCTGCAGCGACCGACCTCGGGCCACGTGTGGTTCGGGGGCCGCGACCTCGCCCGCACCTCCGAGCGCGAGCGAGGACGGGTCGGACGCCAGGAGGTGGGCATGGTGTTCCAGCGGGGAGTGCTCGTCGAGCACCTGACGGCGGTGGAGAACGTGGCGCTGCCGCTCCTGGCGGACCGGCGGCGGACCGCCCGCAGCACCGCGACCCGGTTGCTCGCCGACATGGGACTCGCCGAGCACCAGGACAAGCTGCCCGGTGCGCTGTCCGGCGGCGAGGCGCAGCGGGTCGCCGTGTGCCGGGCCGTCGTGCGGCGTCCGTCCCTCGTCGTGGCGGACGAGCCGACGTCGAGCCTCGACGAGGACTCCGCAGGGCACGTCCGCGCCGCGCTGCGAGGGCTCGCCGAGGCGGGAGCGTCCGTCGTCGTCGCGACGCACGACGCCGCCACCTGGGCGTGGGCCGACGAGGTCGTCCGCATGGACGCCGGGGAAGGAGCGCCGTGA
- a CDS encoding FtsX-like permease family protein has protein sequence MSARDTVTWTDLVVGGVRRLRGRYVSLAVVVSISCAGSLFALLLGSYADRQTAQDADATAVLREITLYPSQTLLTPATLDGVRGEDGVESVSPFLRVTAGMRTTGSDLSLVALTPAIRPPLVAGSFEPAEDDRGVPGVVLPATIGSLDLRTLVGRDVDLTVTVALDEGIGTTRDLTFHVTGVSDPTYQVDAPDAAYAAFEVVEPLYLDRLGVGEDGVEAVGGYDKATVVAAAGTDVEELTRTLQGQGFQAVSRSQELATLPGIIVLIRTAGGVVVGLLLVISAVSAGVLVTSLARQRTSELGVLRSVGWSPARVLGLWLGELGIVVTSAVVVGSVVGAGAGLLLGGALREGIADGQLGPVEIAPQHLLVPLVFLVLTVLAASLAITRSAARDVVSVLRSLS, from the coding sequence GTGAGCGCACGGGACACCGTCACGTGGACGGATCTCGTCGTGGGGGGCGTGCGACGCCTGCGCGGGCGGTACGTGAGCCTCGCCGTCGTCGTCTCGATCAGCTGTGCCGGCAGCCTCTTCGCGCTGCTGCTCGGGTCCTACGCGGACCGCCAGACCGCGCAGGACGCCGACGCGACGGCCGTGCTGCGGGAGATCACGCTCTACCCGTCCCAGACCCTCCTGACGCCCGCCACGCTCGACGGGGTGCGCGGCGAGGACGGCGTCGAGTCCGTGTCACCGTTCCTGCGCGTCACCGCCGGGATGCGGACCACGGGCAGCGACCTCAGCCTCGTGGCGCTGACCCCGGCGATCCGGCCGCCCCTCGTGGCGGGCTCGTTCGAGCCTGCAGAGGACGACCGTGGAGTGCCCGGCGTGGTGCTGCCGGCGACGATCGGCTCGCTCGACCTGCGGACGCTCGTCGGCCGCGACGTCGACCTGACGGTCACCGTCGCGCTGGACGAGGGCATCGGCACGACGCGGGACCTCACGTTCCACGTGACGGGGGTGAGCGACCCGACCTACCAGGTGGACGCACCGGATGCCGCGTACGCCGCGTTCGAGGTCGTCGAGCCCCTCTACCTCGACCGGCTGGGCGTCGGGGAGGACGGGGTGGAGGCCGTCGGGGGGTACGACAAGGCGACGGTCGTCGCGGCGGCGGGGACGGACGTCGAGGAGCTCACCCGCACGTTGCAGGGCCAGGGGTTCCAGGCGGTCTCGCGCAGCCAGGAGCTCGCGACGCTGCCCGGCATCATCGTCCTCATCCGCACCGCTGGCGGCGTCGTCGTCGGGCTGCTCCTGGTGATCAGCGCGGTGAGCGCCGGGGTTCTCGTGACCTCGCTCGCGCGGCAGCGCACGTCCGAGCTCGGCGTGCTGCGCTCGGTCGGCTGGTCACCCGCGCGGGTGCTCGGGCTGTGGCTCGGGGAGCTCGGGATCGTCGTGACGAGCGCCGTGGTGGTCGGTTCGGTCGTCGGTGCCGGCGCGGGGCTGCTGCTGGGCGGCGCGCTCCGGGAGGGGATCGCCGACGGCCAGCTGGGCCCGGTGGAGATCGCGCCGCAGCACCTGCTCGTGCCGCTGGTGTTCCTCGTCCTCACCGTGCTCGCCGCGTCGCTCGCGATCACCCGGTCCGCGGCGCGCGACGTGGTCTCGGTCCTGAGGTCGCTGTCATGA
- a CDS encoding SPFH domain-containing protein, giving the protein MPDTTTPPQDSVGGDPSGRPVGHAGARVEVVERAAPSGGTALALLVLLLALALAVLGVVAVALADADDAPGLGAIGILLMLAAVLLPSGVTVISPGQTKVVQLFGRYLGTIRRTGLVATVPLTTKKKVSVRVRNFETSELKVNDADGNPVNIACIVVWQVTDTARATFAVEDYEGFVRVQSESALRHVAMSHPYDDAEAGERSLRGATDVVSAEIATEVAARVVIAGVEVIEARISNLAYAPEIAQAMLQRQQAGAIIAARERIVEGAVSMVEDALARLERDGIVTLDEERRAAMVSNLLVVLCGESRATPVINTGSLYA; this is encoded by the coding sequence ATGCCCGACACCACCACGCCCCCGCAGGACTCCGTCGGCGGTGACCCGAGCGGCCGTCCCGTCGGCCACGCGGGGGCACGCGTCGAGGTGGTGGAGCGTGCCGCGCCGTCCGGCGGCACGGCCCTGGCCCTGCTCGTCCTGCTCCTCGCCCTCGCGCTCGCCGTGCTCGGCGTCGTCGCCGTCGCGCTCGCCGACGCCGACGACGCCCCCGGCCTCGGCGCCATCGGCATCCTGCTCATGCTCGCCGCGGTCCTCCTGCCGTCCGGCGTCACCGTCATCAGCCCCGGGCAGACCAAGGTCGTGCAGCTCTTCGGCCGCTACCTCGGCACCATCCGGCGCACCGGCCTCGTCGCCACCGTGCCGCTGACCACCAAGAAGAAGGTCTCCGTCCGCGTCCGCAACTTCGAGACCAGCGAGCTCAAGGTCAACGACGCCGACGGCAACCCCGTCAACATCGCGTGCATCGTCGTCTGGCAGGTCACCGACACCGCGCGCGCCACGTTCGCCGTCGAGGACTACGAGGGCTTCGTGCGCGTGCAGTCGGAGTCCGCGCTGCGGCACGTCGCGATGTCCCACCCCTACGACGACGCCGAGGCCGGCGAGCGGTCCCTGCGCGGCGCGACCGACGTCGTCTCCGCCGAGATCGCGACCGAGGTCGCCGCGCGCGTCGTCATCGCCGGCGTCGAGGTCATCGAGGCCCGCATCTCCAACCTCGCGTACGCGCCCGAGATCGCCCAGGCGATGCTCCAGCGGCAGCAGGCGGGCGCGATCATCGCGGCGCGCGAGCGGATCGTCGAGGGTGCGGTGTCCATGGTCGAGGACGCGCTCGCCCGGCTGGAGCGCGACGGGATCGTCACCCTCGACGAGGAGCGGCGTGCGGCGATGGTCTCCAACCTGCTCGTCGTCCTGTGCGGCGAGAGCCGTGCGACGCCCGTCATCAACACCGGCAGCCTGTACGCGTGA
- a CDS encoding SRPBCC family protein → MERESRHLSVHVERAAAEVYAFASQPSNLPRWASGLGSDVVHEGDDWFVETPGGRARVRFAPPNDLGVLDHEVLTPAGETVHVPLRAIPDGDACEVVFTLRRAPGMTDEELDRDEALVRADLARLKEVVEGRS, encoded by the coding sequence ATGGAGCGGGAGTCGCGGCACCTCAGCGTCCACGTCGAGCGGGCGGCGGCGGAGGTCTACGCGTTCGCGTCGCAGCCGTCGAACCTGCCGCGGTGGGCCTCCGGGCTCGGCAGCGACGTCGTGCACGAGGGCGACGACTGGTTCGTCGAGACGCCCGGAGGGCGGGCGCGCGTGCGGTTCGCACCCCCGAACGACCTCGGCGTCCTCGACCACGAGGTGCTGACGCCGGCGGGGGAGACGGTGCACGTCCCGCTGCGCGCGATCCCCGACGGCGACGCGTGCGAGGTCGTCTTCACGCTGCGGCGGGCGCCGGGCATGACCGACGAGGAGCTGGACCGCGACGAGGCGCTGGTGCGCGCGGACCTCGCGCGGCTCAAGGAGGTCGTCGAGGGGCGCTCCTGA
- a CDS encoding isoamylase early set domain-containing protein, which produces MLKKSRSVASATCTITFALPTASLDGPVSVVGTFNDWTPGTHPLRRRSNGTASTSVTVPAGTAVRFRYLGAHGHWFDDADADEITADGGVVLA; this is translated from the coding sequence GTGCTGAAGAAGTCCCGCTCCGTCGCGTCCGCCACCTGCACGATCACGTTCGCGCTGCCGACCGCCTCGCTCGACGGGCCGGTCAGCGTCGTCGGCACGTTCAACGACTGGACGCCGGGCACGCACCCCCTGCGCCGCCGCTCGAACGGCACGGCGAGCACGTCGGTGACCGTGCCGGCGGGCACCGCCGTCCGCTTCCGCTACCTCGGGGCCCACGGCCACTGGTTCGACGACGCCGACGCCGACGAGATCACCGCGGACGGCGGTGTCGTCCTCGCCTGA
- a CDS encoding peptidoglycan-binding domain-containing protein gives MRARVVGVWVLSVAVALAAGWWAADATLRPPQVADRELPPATYAVVEGTVGETLDVSAEAVWAAHPVAALDRAGKVTSVDVAPGDVLEQGDVLLTVDLVPVTVAAGDVPAFRALTSGLEGPDVRQLQQLLADLGHLRSAPDGRFRASTTAAVRSWQKASGRPVTGEVPLGDVVFVPGLPARVVLADGVAVGRSVGAGDAAVSAVEPTPTLTVRLAADQRSRVPAPGTPVTVDLGDGRTVVAVTQEPRVEDDGTLVLDLRGSDGGPACPEPCAVPYAAQAQRFPAEVEVAPARTGPTVPLAALGSAADGSTFVTRADGTRASVQVVASDGSRAVVDGLRVGDEVRLFAEGHPAAASDDEPTAPAPRATG, from the coding sequence ATGAGGGCACGCGTCGTCGGGGTGTGGGTGCTCTCGGTGGCCGTCGCGCTCGCGGCCGGGTGGTGGGCGGCGGATGCGACGCTGCGACCCCCGCAGGTCGCCGACCGGGAGCTGCCCCCCGCGACGTACGCGGTCGTGGAGGGGACCGTGGGGGAGACCCTCGACGTCTCCGCCGAGGCGGTCTGGGCCGCTCACCCGGTCGCCGCGCTCGACCGGGCGGGCAAGGTGACGTCGGTCGACGTCGCCCCCGGCGACGTGCTCGAGCAGGGGGACGTGCTGCTCACCGTGGACCTCGTGCCGGTCACGGTCGCGGCGGGCGACGTCCCCGCGTTCCGGGCGCTCACGTCCGGCCTCGAGGGACCCGACGTGCGGCAGCTGCAGCAGCTGCTCGCCGACCTCGGCCACCTGCGGTCGGCGCCGGACGGGCGGTTCCGGGCATCGACCACCGCCGCGGTCCGCTCGTGGCAGAAGGCGAGCGGCCGCCCCGTGACCGGCGAGGTCCCGCTCGGTGACGTCGTGTTCGTCCCGGGCCTGCCCGCGCGCGTGGTCCTCGCCGACGGCGTCGCGGTCGGCCGGTCCGTCGGCGCCGGCGACGCGGCCGTCTCGGCCGTCGAGCCCACCCCCACGCTCACGGTCCGGCTGGCCGCCGACCAGCGCAGCCGTGTCCCCGCCCCCGGCACGCCCGTCACCGTCGACCTGGGCGACGGCCGGACGGTCGTGGCCGTCACGCAGGAGCCGCGGGTCGAGGACGACGGGACCCTGGTGCTGGACCTGCGCGGCTCCGACGGCGGGCCGGCGTGCCCCGAGCCGTGCGCGGTGCCGTACGCGGCGCAGGCGCAGCGCTTCCCCGCCGAGGTCGAGGTCGCCCCCGCCCGCACGGGGCCGACCGTGCCGCTCGCCGCGCTCGGGTCCGCCGCCGACGGCTCGACGTTCGTGACCCGGGCGGACGGGACGCGTGCCTCCGTGCAGGTGGTGGCGTCCGACGGCTCGCGCGCGGTCGTCGACGGGCTCCGGGTCGGCGACGAGGTCCGCCTGTTCGCGGAGGGTCACCCGGCGGCTGCGAGCGACGACGAGCCGACCGCTCCGGCCCCGCGGGCGACCGGATGA
- a CDS encoding ABC transporter ATP-binding protein has product MTRVGAQRLGFTYGKVPVLADVDVALEPGAVTTLSGPSGSGKSTLLYLLALLLRPASGDVVWDGRPVGRAADGERARLRASLSGFVFQDAMLDPSRTVLDNVLEPALYAGLDRRAAGRRARDLLDELGVGHRADHRPGEVSGGQAQRVALCRALVTDPPVLFCDEPTGNLDRDATEVVWAALGACADRGATVVVATHDLDLVARAGARVVLA; this is encoded by the coding sequence ATGACGCGCGTGGGGGCGCAGCGTCTCGGCTTCACCTACGGGAAGGTGCCCGTGCTGGCCGACGTCGACGTCGCGCTCGAGCCCGGCGCGGTCACGACGCTGAGCGGCCCGTCCGGCTCCGGCAAGTCGACCCTCCTGTACCTGCTCGCGCTGCTGCTGCGGCCGGCGTCGGGCGACGTCGTGTGGGACGGGCGGCCCGTGGGGCGCGCCGCGGACGGCGAGCGGGCGCGGCTGCGGGCGTCGCTGTCCGGCTTCGTCTTCCAGGACGCGATGCTCGACCCGTCGCGCACCGTGCTCGACAACGTGCTCGAGCCCGCCCTGTACGCGGGCCTCGACCGGCGCGCCGCGGGGCGCCGGGCGCGTGACCTGCTCGACGAGCTCGGCGTGGGTCATCGCGCCGACCACCGTCCCGGGGAGGTCTCGGGCGGCCAGGCGCAGCGCGTCGCGCTGTGCCGCGCACTCGTCACCGACCCGCCCGTGCTGTTCTGCGACGAGCCGACCGGCAACCTCGACCGGGACGCGACGGAGGTGGTGTGGGCCGCGCTCGGGGCGTGCGCCGACCGGGGCGCGACCGTCGTCGTCGCGACGCACGACCTGGACCTCGTCGCGCGGGCCGGTGCACGCGTGGTGCTCGCATGA